A region from the Pseudonocardia petroleophila genome encodes:
- the cysS gene encoding cysteine--tRNA ligase: MTLRLFDTATREQRDFVPVRPGAASIYVCGATVQGLPHIGHVRSGLNYDVLRRWLAHSGLDVTLVRNVTDIDDKILTKAADHGRPWWEWAATHERAFQAAYDALGCLPASIEPRATGHVPQMIELMQRLIDAGHAYSAGGDVYFAVRSFPEYGALSGQRVDEVEQGEVECGDKRDAVDFALWKSAKPGEPSWPTPWGAGRPGWHLECSAMATAYLGAEFDIHGGGLDLVFPHHENELAQSHAAGDPFARYWLHNAWVTMGGEKMSKSLGNTLGIEVLLRKVRGVELRYYLVGPHYRSSIEFSDTALQEAVAAYRRIESFVHRVRERVGLPDIGAPSAAFGAALDDDLGTPGALAAVHNAVREGNTALDAGDRAGATAAAESVRAMTAVLGLDPLDPRWLAGSGADDATASALTALVEGLLAQRTKARADRDFATADEVRARLTAAGVSVEDGPDGPTWTLKDA, from the coding sequence GTGACCCTGCGCCTGTTCGACACCGCCACACGAGAGCAGCGGGACTTCGTCCCCGTGCGTCCCGGGGCTGCGTCGATCTACGTCTGCGGGGCCACCGTGCAGGGCCTGCCGCACATCGGGCACGTCCGCAGCGGGCTCAACTACGACGTCCTGCGGCGCTGGCTCGCCCACTCCGGGCTCGACGTCACGCTCGTCCGCAACGTCACCGACATCGACGACAAGATCCTCACCAAGGCCGCCGACCACGGTCGCCCCTGGTGGGAGTGGGCCGCCACGCACGAGCGCGCCTTCCAGGCCGCCTACGACGCGCTGGGCTGCCTGCCCGCGTCGATCGAGCCGCGGGCCACGGGGCACGTGCCGCAGATGATCGAGCTGATGCAGCGCCTGATCGACGCCGGGCACGCCTACTCCGCGGGCGGCGACGTCTACTTCGCGGTGCGCTCCTTCCCGGAGTACGGGGCGCTGTCCGGTCAGCGCGTCGACGAGGTGGAGCAGGGCGAGGTGGAGTGCGGCGACAAGCGCGACGCCGTCGACTTCGCCTTGTGGAAGTCGGCCAAGCCGGGCGAGCCGAGCTGGCCGACCCCGTGGGGCGCCGGCCGTCCGGGCTGGCACCTCGAGTGCTCGGCGATGGCCACGGCGTACCTGGGCGCGGAGTTCGACATCCACGGCGGCGGGCTCGACCTGGTGTTCCCGCACCACGAGAACGAGCTCGCGCAGAGCCACGCGGCGGGCGACCCGTTCGCCCGCTACTGGCTGCACAACGCCTGGGTCACCATGGGCGGCGAGAAGATGTCGAAGTCGCTGGGCAACACGCTGGGCATCGAGGTGCTGCTGCGCAAGGTCCGCGGCGTCGAGCTGCGCTACTACCTCGTCGGGCCGCACTACCGGTCCTCGATCGAGTTCTCCGACACGGCGCTGCAGGAGGCCGTGGCGGCGTACCGGCGGATCGAGTCGTTCGTGCACCGGGTGCGCGAGCGCGTCGGGCTGCCCGACATCGGCGCGCCGTCGGCCGCCTTCGGCGCGGCCCTGGACGACGACCTCGGCACGCCCGGCGCGCTCGCGGCGGTCCACAACGCCGTGCGCGAGGGCAACACCGCGCTCGACGCGGGCGACCGCGCGGGTGCCACGGCCGCCGCGGAGTCGGTGCGCGCGATGACCGCCGTGCTCGGCCTCGACCCGCTCGACCCCCGCTGGCTCGCCGGTTCCGGAGCCGACGACGCCACCGCGTCGGCGCTCACCGCGCTGGTCGAGGGGCTGCTCGCGCAGCGCACGAAGGCGCGGGCCGACCGCGACTTCGCCACCGCCGACGAGGTGCGCGCCCGCCTCACCGCCGCCGGGGTGTCCGTCGAGGACGGCCCCGACGGCCCCACCTGGACGCTCAAAGATGCTTGA